From a region of the Methylocystis hirsuta genome:
- a CDS encoding Fe-S-cluster-containing hydrogenase, whose protein sequence is MSQVNAQWRSLEELAQDADVLSRIEQEFPMLGAALAAPRDRRQALALMAASLALAGAGLSGCDGAPEGQLIPAVRMPPSVVPGMPDYYSSAHIEGGYAAGTVVKHFMGRPIKVEGNPFHPASLGATSPIAQAELLDFYDPRRSWGVTQANLPRSRSALEQALGEQRDKLAATGGAGFVILTGASTSPTLAAQLDALRRSYPQIRWLHWEPIGRENVDSGVALAYGARLELKPQLQNADVILAIDSDLLSAAPGHLRIAREFAARRNPTRAKMNRLYAIEATPSLTGAVADERFIAGPRETHRVLLALAGALLGGAPVEGPPWLDRIISDLKASRGRAFIHLGPDHAPEAHALVSAMNEALGGRGAVYTLLDAVTHASSDISLSLATLVADMHAGRVNSLLIIDSNPVYATPGALNFVEALGRVDFSLCLSATPNETAAASLWAAPMIHPWEGWTDARAFDGTASVMQPQALPLFQGVEPHHVLGLLLRPDPQSALDLVRQTWTNRLGTNVNDAWTDALAQGVIPNSASPVSNRPLRDAAARARLPEPSSAATVLLFRPDPYLLDGRYADNPWLQELPRPLSKISWGNPLLISPRRARELSLADGDVVRITVEGMHMTTPIAIAPGQSDDCVVALLGFGRRHAGPVGQNVGVDFFKLTGRACGAPDIQKTGATEELASTQHHATMFDEGGVYARNGALSQFLADPEFVRRSDASKPSFYEWKPQGPAAWGMSIDLNACIGCNACVVACQAENNIPVVGKTEMLREREMYWLRIDRYYDGPPESPKFNFQPVLCMHCEEAPCEPVCPVGATMHDAEGLNVMVYNRCIGTRFCSNNCPYKVRRFNYFDFAGEERRAIQSRNPEVTVRARGVMEKCTFCLQRIAAARIVADREGEKASAVVTACEAACPTRAFTFGDLAAKGSEVAARRAGPLSYALLAEQNTKPRVTYEAHIFNVDKPKETQK, encoded by the coding sequence ATGTCACAGGTGAATGCGCAATGGCGTAGCCTCGAGGAGCTTGCGCAAGACGCGGACGTCCTGTCGCGGATCGAGCAGGAGTTTCCAATGCTCGGCGCAGCGCTTGCAGCGCCGCGCGACCGTCGCCAAGCATTGGCGCTCATGGCCGCCTCGCTGGCGCTTGCGGGCGCGGGACTTAGCGGATGCGACGGCGCGCCGGAAGGACAGTTGATTCCAGCCGTTCGCATGCCGCCCAGCGTCGTTCCGGGCATGCCGGATTATTACAGCAGCGCGCATATAGAGGGCGGCTACGCCGCCGGAACCGTCGTCAAACATTTCATGGGACGGCCGATCAAAGTCGAAGGCAATCCCTTTCATCCGGCGAGCCTCGGCGCGACGAGCCCGATAGCGCAAGCCGAACTCCTCGACTTCTATGATCCGCGCCGCTCCTGGGGCGTGACGCAAGCGAATCTTCCGCGAAGTCGATCGGCGCTCGAGCAAGCGCTCGGCGAGCAGCGCGACAAACTGGCGGCGACCGGCGGCGCGGGGTTCGTCATTCTGACAGGCGCGTCGACGTCGCCAACGCTCGCCGCCCAACTCGACGCGCTACGAAGGTCCTATCCGCAAATACGCTGGCTGCACTGGGAGCCGATCGGGCGCGAAAACGTCGACAGCGGCGTCGCGCTGGCCTATGGCGCGCGCCTCGAACTCAAGCCCCAACTCCAAAACGCCGACGTCATTCTCGCCATCGACAGCGATCTCTTGAGCGCCGCGCCGGGGCATCTGCGCATCGCGCGCGAATTCGCGGCGCGAAGGAACCCGACGCGGGCGAAAATGAATCGGCTCTACGCGATCGAGGCCACGCCGTCGCTCACCGGCGCCGTCGCCGACGAGCGCTTTATCGCGGGACCGCGAGAGACGCACCGCGTCCTGCTTGCGCTCGCCGGGGCGCTGCTCGGCGGAGCGCCCGTGGAAGGTCCGCCATGGCTCGACAGGATCATATCGGATCTCAAGGCCAGTCGCGGGCGCGCCTTCATCCATCTTGGACCGGATCACGCGCCGGAAGCGCATGCGCTCGTATCTGCAATGAACGAGGCGCTCGGCGGGCGCGGCGCGGTTTACACGCTGCTCGACGCCGTTACGCACGCTTCGTCCGACATCTCGCTCTCCCTCGCGACGCTCGTCGCCGACATGCACGCGGGCCGCGTGAACTCACTGCTCATCATAGACAGCAATCCTGTCTATGCCACTCCAGGCGCCCTCAACTTCGTGGAAGCTCTGGGTCGCGTCGACTTCAGCCTGTGCCTCAGCGCAACGCCAAACGAGACAGCCGCCGCGTCGCTCTGGGCCGCGCCGATGATTCATCCCTGGGAAGGCTGGACCGACGCGCGCGCTTTCGACGGAACGGCGAGCGTGATGCAGCCACAAGCCCTGCCCCTATTTCAAGGCGTCGAGCCGCATCACGTGCTGGGACTGCTGCTCCGGCCTGATCCGCAGAGCGCACTCGATCTCGTGCGGCAAACGTGGACGAATCGGCTGGGGACGAACGTCAACGACGCATGGACCGACGCGCTGGCTCAAGGCGTCATCCCCAACAGCGCCAGTCCGGTGAGCAACCGGCCGCTGCGCGACGCGGCCGCGCGCGCTCGACTTCCCGAGCCGTCCTCAGCTGCGACAGTCCTATTGTTTCGCCCGGATCCCTATCTCCTCGACGGCCGCTATGCCGACAATCCATGGCTCCAGGAATTGCCGCGGCCGCTCAGCAAAATAAGCTGGGGCAATCCGCTCTTGATATCGCCCCGGCGCGCCCGTGAGCTGTCGCTGGCGGATGGCGACGTCGTCAGGATCACGGTCGAGGGCATGCACATGACAACGCCGATCGCCATTGCCCCGGGCCAGTCGGATGATTGCGTGGTCGCGCTTCTCGGATTCGGCAGACGCCACGCGGGCCCCGTGGGGCAGAATGTCGGCGTCGATTTCTTCAAGCTTACGGGGCGCGCGTGTGGCGCGCCGGACATTCAAAAAACCGGCGCCACTGAAGAGCTGGCGAGCACGCAGCACCACGCCACGATGTTCGACGAAGGCGGGGTCTATGCGCGAAACGGCGCGCTGTCGCAGTTCCTCGCAGATCCTGAATTCGTTCGACGAAGCGATGCGTCTAAGCCGTCCTTTTATGAATGGAAGCCGCAAGGTCCAGCCGCCTGGGGCATGAGCATCGACCTCAACGCCTGCATCGGCTGCAACGCCTGTGTGGTCGCCTGCCAGGCGGAAAACAATATTCCCGTCGTCGGCAAGACCGAGATGCTGCGCGAGCGCGAGATGTACTGGCTGCGCATCGACCGATATTACGACGGCCCGCCAGAGTCGCCGAAATTCAACTTCCAGCCCGTTCTCTGCATGCATTGCGAGGAAGCGCCTTGCGAGCCGGTCTGCCCGGTCGGCGCGACGATGCATGACGCCGAAGGGCTCAATGTGATGGTCTACAATCGCTGCATCGGCACGCGCTTCTGCTCGAACAATTGCCCCTACAAGGTTCGTCGCTTCAATTATTTCGACTTCGCGGGCGAAGAGCGCCGCGCAATCCAATCACGAAATCCCGAGGTCACCGTGCGCGCCCGCGGCGTCATGGAGAAGTGCACATTCTGCCTGCAACGCATCGCCGCCGCGCGCATCGTCGCCGATCGCGAGGGCGAGAAGGCGTCTGCAGTCGTGACCGCCTGCGAAGCCGCCTGCCCGACGCGGGCCTTCACCTTCGGCGATCTTGCGGCCAAGGGGAGCGAGGTCGCCGCGCGTCGCGCCGGACCACTGTCTTACGCGCTGCTGGCGGAACAGAATACGAAGCCGCGCGTCACCTATGAAGCGCATATTTTCAATGTCGATAAACCTAAAGAGACGCAGAAATGA
- a CDS encoding cytochrome c3 family protein, producing the protein MGSVFRPAANFWASLALLFLALALVAFSLVVWLWPRSDSARRVNWAPAQPVPFSHQHHVSGLGIDCRHCHNAVEVSANAGMPPTYTCMTCHSQIWTNAALLEPVRNSLRDDRPLVWRRVTDVPDFVYFDHSIHIAKGVGCSSCHGDVANMALTYKAKSMTMQFCLDCHRDPGPRLRPKDKIFDTSWTRDATTPAPEVLLALYGAPQRNLTDCSICHR; encoded by the coding sequence ATGGGCTCAGTCTTTCGACCCGCCGCGAATTTCTGGGCTTCGCTGGCGCTTCTTTTTTTGGCGCTGGCTCTTGTGGCGTTTTCGCTTGTGGTTTGGCTTTGGCCGCGCAGCGATTCTGCGCGACGCGTGAATTGGGCTCCCGCGCAGCCGGTCCCCTTCAGCCATCAACATCACGTCAGCGGATTGGGGATCGACTGCCGGCATTGTCATAACGCCGTCGAGGTTTCCGCCAATGCAGGCATGCCGCCCACTTATACCTGCATGACCTGCCATTCGCAGATCTGGACCAATGCCGCGTTGCTTGAGCCGGTGCGCAACAGTCTGAGGGACGACCGGCCGCTGGTCTGGCGCCGTGTGACCGATGTTCCGGATTTCGTCTACTTCGATCACAGCATTCATATCGCCAAAGGCGTCGGCTGTTCGAGCTGTCACGGCGACGTGGCCAATATGGCGCTAACCTACAAGGCCAAATCCATGACCATGCAGTTTTGCCTTGACTGTCACCGCGATCCTGGTCCGCGCCTCAGGCCAAAGGACAAGATCTTCGACACCAGCTGGACGCGCGACGCGACGACGCCCGCGCCTGAGGTCCTGCTCGCCCTATACGGCGCGCCGCAGAGAAACCTGACGGACTGTTCGATATGTCACAGGTGA
- a CDS encoding MFS transporter: MAIAALIVAGESVFLLPFVFSRVFRPTLLDVFGVTNLELGAAYSVYGVVAVAAYLFGGPLADRYPARTMLTVALTSTAVGGLVMMAIPSPSTLAILYGYWGVTTIALFWAPLIRATREWGLNFSQGRAFGLLEGGRGALAAVTASIMVGLFAALLPEDSETASLAQRTESLRWIVLLLSALTCGAALLIQLALPERKTPTQVTASISDVARVFAMPSVWLQAAVILCAYVGFKAIDDFSLYANQVIGLNQVEAARAGVASLWIRPFAAIGAGYLAERLGAPLMITSSFVLLAAGSSVLASGAIGAGMVWTFVLTIVFTSIGVFALRGLYFAIMQDGKIPMAHTGSAVGLLSVIGYAPDIFMGPLVGYLLDQWPGTAGHNYVFSVATLFAMLGLIASYIFARRAQPQTGL; the protein is encoded by the coding sequence CTGGCGATCGCGGCGCTGATTGTCGCCGGGGAATCCGTTTTTCTACTGCCTTTCGTATTTTCTCGCGTATTCCGGCCGACGCTCCTCGATGTGTTCGGCGTAACTAATCTCGAACTCGGCGCCGCCTATTCGGTTTATGGCGTTGTTGCAGTGGCCGCATATTTGTTCGGCGGTCCACTCGCAGACAGATACCCCGCACGCACAATGTTGACTGTCGCGTTGACATCCACCGCCGTCGGCGGCCTTGTGATGATGGCGATTCCGTCCCCATCGACGCTGGCGATCTTATATGGGTACTGGGGAGTCACCACGATCGCGCTGTTCTGGGCCCCGTTGATTCGCGCCACGCGTGAGTGGGGACTCAACTTTTCCCAAGGCCGCGCGTTCGGATTGCTCGAGGGCGGCAGAGGCGCGCTGGCGGCCGTCACGGCGTCGATCATGGTGGGTCTATTCGCCGCGCTGCTGCCAGAAGACAGCGAGACGGCCAGTCTCGCGCAGCGCACGGAATCATTGCGATGGATCGTACTGCTGTTATCCGCGCTGACCTGCGGAGCCGCCTTGCTCATCCAGCTGGCGCTGCCGGAGCGTAAAACGCCGACGCAAGTAACGGCGTCGATAAGCGACGTGGCCCGCGTGTTCGCCATGCCATCAGTCTGGCTGCAGGCTGCGGTGATCCTGTGCGCTTATGTGGGCTTCAAGGCGATCGACGACTTTTCGCTGTACGCGAATCAGGTCATTGGCCTGAATCAGGTAGAGGCGGCGCGGGCCGGCGTCGCATCGCTCTGGATACGACCATTTGCGGCCATTGGCGCCGGCTACCTGGCCGAGCGGCTTGGAGCGCCCTTGATGATCACCAGCTCTTTCGTGCTTCTCGCAGCCGGGAGCTCCGTGCTGGCCTCCGGCGCTATTGGCGCGGGCATGGTATGGACGTTTGTTTTGACGATCGTCTTTACCAGCATCGGCGTCTTCGCGCTGCGCGGCCTGTATTTCGCAATCATGCAAGACGGCAAAATTCCCATGGCGCACACGGGGAGCGCGGTTGGATTGCTATCGGTGATCGGCTACGCGCCGGATATTTTTATGGGACCGCTCGTTGGCTATCTGCTCGACCAGTGGCCCGGGACCGCCGGGCACAATTACGTGTTCTCGGTCGCCACCCTATTCGCGATGCTCGGACTGATCGCCAGCTACATTTTCGCGCGGCGCGCCCAACCTCAGACCGGCCTGTGA
- a CDS encoding general stress protein, whose amino-acid sequence MDTVSATTKSRRGFASMTPERQREIARKGGKSVPSEQRSFAKNPDLASTAGRKGGLAVNAAKRSFSVDRQLAAQAGRKGGHASRNTRTEDEGISGGA is encoded by the coding sequence ATGGATACGGTTTCGGCGACCACCAAGTCCCGGAGGGGTTTCGCGTCGATGACGCCGGAGCGGCAACGTGAAATTGCGCGCAAGGGCGGCAAGAGCGTGCCGAGCGAACAGCGCAGTTTCGCGAAAAATCCCGACCTTGCGTCGACGGCGGGACGCAAAGGCGGACTTGCAGTCAACGCGGCAAAGCGCAGTTTTTCCGTCGATCGACAGCTTGCGGCCCAAGCGGGCAGAAAAGGGGGCCACGCGTCGCGCAACACGCGCACCGAGGATGAGGGCATATCCGGAGGCGCATGA
- a CDS encoding sensor histidine kinase — protein sequence MQIMRAGQVVRSLSELVAQGEPDMTLFSVNVLIEETLSVVAAEAAEAGVSIGKRLTKDDDFIVADRVQIRHVLANLMRNAIEAMQDVPRRELLVTSTTKAAGAIRVEVRDTGCGPAGKEKADLLDLFAMRKDGMGIGLSISRAIVEAHDGRLWAKVNPEGGAIFSCDLPLRGRAFSG from the coding sequence ATGCAGATCATGCGCGCCGGGCAGGTCGTCCGCAGTCTGAGCGAGCTTGTTGCGCAGGGCGAGCCAGACATGACGCTCTTTAGCGTTAATGTGTTAATCGAAGAGACGCTTTCAGTCGTCGCTGCGGAGGCCGCCGAGGCTGGCGTCTCGATCGGCAAGCGACTGACCAAAGACGACGATTTCATCGTCGCCGACCGTGTCCAGATCAGACATGTTCTGGCGAACCTCATGCGAAACGCAATTGAAGCGATGCAGGACGTGCCGCGACGCGAACTGTTGGTTACCTCAACGACGAAAGCTGCAGGGGCAATACGCGTTGAAGTTCGAGACACCGGCTGTGGACCAGCCGGAAAGGAAAAAGCCGATCTGCTTGATCTTTTTGCGATGCGGAAAGATGGAATGGGCATTGGGCTGTCGATTTCCCGCGCAATCGTCGAAGCGCACGATGGCCGACTATGGGCTAAGGTCAACCCCGAAGGCGGCGCTATATTCTCCTGTGATCTTCCATTGCGAGGACGAGCATTCAGCGGATGA
- the fixJ gene encoding response regulator FixJ: MNSGTVFVVDDDAAVRDALQLLLESEGFAVSSFPSAPAMLSSIGPESAGCVIADVRMPEVSGLDLILEMKNRNLRLPIIIITGHGDVPLAVEAMKRGAVDFLEKPFDDDALFAAVKGALSKHEAVQSRYAEERQISERFMSLTKREREILESLAQGRSNKVIAHDLGISVRTVEAHRANVMAKMRVKNLAELVRIVLNGRNMSFGA, translated from the coding sequence ATGAACTCGGGAACGGTTTTTGTCGTGGACGACGATGCGGCGGTGCGCGACGCGCTTCAGCTTCTACTCGAATCGGAAGGGTTCGCCGTATCGAGTTTTCCGTCGGCGCCAGCTATGCTTTCGTCCATCGGGCCGGAAAGCGCCGGGTGCGTCATCGCTGATGTTCGCATGCCGGAAGTGAGCGGACTCGACCTGATTCTCGAGATGAAGAACCGAAATCTTCGTCTGCCGATCATTATCATCACGGGCCATGGCGACGTGCCTCTCGCCGTCGAGGCCATGAAGCGCGGCGCTGTCGATTTTCTCGAGAAGCCGTTCGATGACGATGCGCTCTTTGCAGCAGTCAAGGGTGCGCTATCGAAGCACGAAGCTGTGCAGTCGCGCTATGCGGAGGAGCGGCAGATCTCTGAAAGATTTATGTCGTTGACCAAGCGGGAGCGCGAAATTCTTGAAAGCCTCGCGCAAGGACGCTCTAACAAGGTCATTGCTCATGATCTCGGCATCAGCGTGCGCACGGTGGAAGCGCATCGCGCCAACGTCATGGCGAAAATGCGCGTCAAGAATCTCGCGGAGCTGGTCCGAATTGTTCTCAACGGTCGGAATATGAGCTTCGGCGCGTGA
- a CDS encoding response regulator, whose product MRAPISPAVQLNEFSVSTPSARRVLVIDDDRDVADSLAMLLDVLGCDVRTAYSGAVGVSLVSDFHPRIVFLDIGMPEMNGYETARRIRSEPAGRQAQLIALTGWGQDLDKKHTREAGFDRHLVKPADIDILEEILAACGEESQQV is encoded by the coding sequence ATGCGAGCGCCAATCTCCCCGGCTGTCCAACTGAACGAGTTCTCCGTTTCGACGCCCTCGGCGCGGCGCGTTCTCGTCATCGACGACGATAGGGACGTCGCCGACAGCCTGGCGATGCTGCTCGACGTCCTGGGATGCGACGTGAGAACGGCCTATAGCGGCGCGGTGGGCGTCTCGCTCGTGTCCGATTTCCACCCGAGGATTGTGTTCCTAGACATCGGCATGCCCGAGATGAACGGCTACGAAACCGCGCGGCGCATTCGCAGCGAGCCAGCCGGTCGGCAGGCGCAGCTGATTGCGCTCACCGGCTGGGGGCAGGATTTGGACAAGAAGCACACCCGCGAAGCGGGGTTCGACCGCCATCTGGTCAAACCGGCCGATATCGACATTTTGGAAGAAATCCTTGCCGCCTGCGGCGAGGAATCACAGCAAGTTTAA
- a CDS encoding PAS domain S-box protein gives MIFSSMDAFWVVNWTTDVAGRCDYIDRQWPRITGQTAEAAMGGGWLNAIHQDDLEQVKVELGLASGSERPFQIMARLRRQDGQFRWALAVGAPRYDEQDVFIGYSGSIIDFHDRIDITERNQRLDALRASEERDRPLFETSRDGIVTVDMSGHILEANPAYQKMLGYTLEELKRLTYQELTPEVWHDMEAAVVREHILPRGESAEYEKEYIRKDGAVFPISLRTWTVVDERGHIVGMRAFVRDITERKQAEAALRDSEERFRISFANASIGFAMNGPDDTHLDANSAYCVITGYMREELLVLKGSELIHPDDRPANMALAERMLAGEIPGFVIENRYVRKNGENIWVRESVSLIRGADGEPRWIITLVEDVTERKLAEDALQQSRNDLDRAQEVGKIGWWRLDVRRNVLTWSDENHRIFGVPKGTPLTYDSFLSIVHPDDQADVDAKWQAGLRGEPYDIEHRIVSGDEVKWVREKAYLEFDAAGALLGGFGITQDITERKQAEEALRESEARLRLATEAAKIGAFDWRIPTDVNIWTPELEAMYGLGPGEFGRRRSAWEHLVHPDDRAGAVAKVNETLVTGEPVEHEWRVVWPDGSVRWIAGRFQGFKDAAGNPVRLTGVNIDVSERKRVEKALRESELRYRSLVEAASAITWSCPPSGLHEKPQQEWMAFTGQTAEEMLGDGWTKVVHPDDLEAAAAQWRAAVARGEPFWSEHRIRRHDGQWRWMRVQAAPVRDAAGEIVEWFGSNTDIDDLKQAELALRESQQQLALALEAGQLGFWDWRVPSGRVQFGGHWASMLGYDLSEIEPDVRAWERLIHPDEREEVAARLTDHLEGRSDFYECEHRLRHKDGSWRWILDRGRVVERDAAGRPLRAIGTHADVTARHEAESALQDADRRKDEFLATLAHELRNPLTPIRNAVHILKKKYGPQFPDTPLLAMVQRQVDHLVRLVDDLLEISRIGRGKVDLRKENVAVSDFLRHALESCHPLIESKNHRVTVNIADEPLRVFGDSVRLAQIAANIINNAAKYTPPGGRIEIDAARGGDEVVLRVRDNGVGISADMMPRVFDLFAQTDGQIRLSEGGLGIGLALVRSLVEIHGGRVEARSEGVGRGSEFIVSLPLADCGALRLR, from the coding sequence ATGATCTTTTCGAGTATGGACGCGTTCTGGGTTGTAAATTGGACAACGGATGTCGCTGGACGATGCGATTATATCGATCGGCAATGGCCAAGAATTACAGGCCAAACAGCCGAAGCCGCGATGGGGGGAGGGTGGCTCAACGCCATCCACCAGGACGATCTGGAGCAGGTGAAGGTCGAGCTCGGTCTGGCGAGTGGATCAGAGCGCCCGTTTCAGATCATGGCAAGGCTTAGACGCCAGGATGGTCAGTTTCGCTGGGCGTTGGCGGTTGGCGCGCCGCGCTATGATGAGCAAGACGTATTCATTGGCTACAGCGGCTCCATCATCGATTTCCATGATCGGATAGATATAACCGAGCGCAATCAGCGCTTGGACGCGTTGCGGGCAAGCGAAGAGCGCGATCGTCCGCTTTTTGAGACGAGTCGCGACGGCATCGTCACCGTCGATATGAGCGGCCATATTCTCGAGGCCAATCCTGCTTACCAGAAGATGCTCGGCTACACGCTCGAAGAGCTGAAGCGACTGACTTATCAAGAACTGACCCCAGAAGTCTGGCATGACATGGAAGCGGCGGTCGTGCGGGAGCACATTCTTCCGCGCGGCGAATCCGCCGAATATGAGAAAGAATATATCCGCAAGGATGGAGCCGTATTTCCGATAAGTCTGCGAACGTGGACCGTTGTCGACGAAAGAGGCCATATTGTCGGCATGCGCGCCTTCGTGCGCGACATCACCGAACGCAAGCAGGCGGAAGCGGCGCTGCGCGACAGTGAGGAACGCTTCCGCATATCCTTCGCCAACGCCTCGATCGGCTTTGCGATGAACGGGCCGGACGATACGCACCTGGACGCCAACAGCGCTTATTGCGTGATCACCGGCTACATGCGGGAGGAACTTCTTGTCCTCAAGGGTTCGGAGCTGATCCATCCCGACGATCGGCCAGCCAACATGGCATTGGCCGAACGGATGCTTGCGGGCGAGATCCCGGGCTTCGTCATCGAAAACCGCTATGTTCGAAAGAACGGCGAAAACATTTGGGTCCGCGAGAGCGTCTCGCTCATTCGCGGGGCCGACGGGGAACCACGGTGGATCATCACTCTCGTCGAGGATGTCACCGAGCGCAAGCTGGCCGAAGACGCGCTGCAGCAAAGCCGTAACGATCTCGACCGCGCGCAGGAGGTTGGAAAGATCGGCTGGTGGCGGCTCGACGTGCGTCGGAACGTTTTGACCTGGTCGGACGAGAACCATCGAATCTTCGGCGTGCCGAAAGGGACGCCGCTGACCTACGACAGTTTTCTTTCCATCGTGCACCCCGACGACCAGGCCGATGTTGACGCAAAGTGGCAGGCCGGCCTGCGCGGCGAACCCTACGACATCGAGCATCGCATAGTGTCCGGGGACGAGGTCAAATGGGTGCGTGAGAAGGCCTATCTGGAATTTGACGCGGCGGGCGCGCTTCTTGGCGGCTTCGGCATTACACAGGACATCACCGAGCGAAAGCAGGCGGAGGAGGCGCTGCGCGAGAGCGAGGCTCGGCTGCGGTTGGCGACCGAGGCTGCGAAGATCGGCGCGTTCGACTGGCGCATTCCGACGGACGTGAACATCTGGACGCCGGAATTAGAGGCGATGTATGGGCTGGGGCCCGGCGAGTTCGGCCGCAGGCGGTCGGCCTGGGAGCACTTGGTGCACCCAGACGATCGCGCGGGCGCGGTCGCCAAGGTTAACGAAACGCTGGTGACGGGCGAGCCCGTCGAGCATGAGTGGCGAGTCGTCTGGCCCGACGGCAGCGTGCGCTGGATCGCCGGGCGGTTTCAGGGTTTCAAGGACGCAGCCGGCAATCCAGTGCGCCTCACCGGCGTAAACATCGACGTTTCCGAGCGCAAGCGGGTCGAGAAGGCGCTGCGCGAAAGCGAGTTGCGCTATCGCTCTCTCGTGGAAGCGGCGAGCGCAATCACCTGGAGCTGTCCGCCTTCCGGACTGCATGAAAAGCCGCAACAGGAATGGATGGCCTTCACGGGTCAGACCGCCGAGGAAATGCTGGGCGACGGCTGGACCAAGGTCGTTCACCCTGATGACCTCGAGGCAGCGGCGGCGCAGTGGCGAGCAGCCGTCGCGCGCGGCGAGCCGTTTTGGAGCGAGCACCGCATCCGTCGACATGATGGTCAGTGGCGCTGGATGCGCGTTCAGGCCGCGCCGGTTCGGGACGCAGCCGGCGAGATCGTCGAGTGGTTCGGCAGCAATACCGATATCGACGATCTCAAGCAGGCCGAACTGGCGCTACGGGAAAGCCAGCAGCAGCTCGCGCTGGCGCTGGAAGCCGGCCAGCTAGGATTCTGGGACTGGCGCGTGCCCAGCGGCCGGGTCCAGTTCGGCGGCCATTGGGCATCGATGCTCGGCTATGATCTCAGCGAGATTGAACCCGATGTCCGAGCCTGGGAAAGGCTGATTCATCCCGACGAGAGGGAGGAGGTCGCCGCCAGACTGACTGACCATCTGGAGGGGCGCTCTGATTTCTACGAATGCGAGCACCGCCTGCGTCACAAGGATGGGTCTTGGCGCTGGATTCTGGACCGAGGACGGGTCGTGGAGCGGGACGCCGCTGGCCGGCCGTTAAGGGCGATCGGCACTCATGCCGACGTGACGGCGCGCCATGAGGCTGAAAGCGCGCTGCAAGACGCCGACCGCCGCAAGGACGAGTTCCTCGCCACTCTGGCGCATGAATTACGTAACCCGCTCACCCCGATCCGGAACGCCGTGCATATCTTGAAGAAGAAATATGGTCCCCAATTTCCTGACACTCCGCTGCTCGCTATGGTTCAGCGACAGGTCGATCACCTTGTTCGCCTCGTGGATGATCTTCTGGAAATCTCCCGGATCGGCCGTGGCAAAGTCGACTTGCGCAAGGAAAACGTCGCCGTGTCGGATTTCTTGCGGCACGCCTTGGAATCCTGTCACCCGCTCATCGAAAGCAAGAACCACCGCGTAACCGTGAATATCGCGGATGAGCCGTTGCGGGTTTTCGGCGATTCCGTCCGTCTGGCGCAGATTGCGGCCAATATCATCAACAACGCGGCGAAATATACGCCGCCGGGCGGGCGCATCGAAATCGACGCCGCGCGCGGGGGCGATGAAGTCGTACTGCGGGTTCGCGACAATGGCGTCGGCATCAGCGCCGACATGATGCCGCGAGTTTTCGATCTCTTCGCGCAAACCGACGGCCAAATTCGGCTTTCCGAGGGAGGGCTCGGCATCGGCCTTGCGCTTGTGCGCAGCCTCGTGGAAATCCACGGCGGCCGCGTGGAAGCGCGCAGCGAGGGCGTCGGCCGGGGCAGTGAATTCATCGTCAGTCTGCCGCTCGCGGACTGCGGCGCCCTCCGCCTCCGCTGA
- a CDS encoding antibiotic biosynthesis monooxygenase family protein has protein sequence MFIAMNRFKIVKGKEQAFEDVWRSRQSRLQERPGFIVFHLLKGPEREDHILYASHALWETRQHFIDWTHSEHFREAHKNAGQNRDLYLGGPEFEGFDAVLTESNPNYAPTAAEQD, from the coding sequence ATGTTTATCGCGATGAACCGCTTCAAAATCGTCAAGGGAAAGGAACAGGCCTTCGAGGACGTCTGGCGGTCGCGTCAGTCGCGGCTTCAGGAAAGGCCCGGCTTCATCGTCTTCCATCTGCTCAAGGGGCCCGAGCGGGAGGACCACATTCTCTATGCGTCGCATGCGCTGTGGGAAACTCGGCAGCATTTCATCGATTGGACGCATTCCGAACATTTCCGAGAGGCTCACAAAAACGCCGGTCAGAACCGCGATCTCTATCTGGGCGGTCCCGAGTTCGAAGGCTTTGACGCGGTTCTCACCGAATCCAATCCCAACTATGCGCCGACTGCCGCAGAACAGGATTGA